The Medicago truncatula cultivar Jemalong A17 chromosome 4, MtrunA17r5.0-ANR, whole genome shotgun sequence genome includes a region encoding these proteins:
- the LOC11428640 gene encoding protein transport Sec1a — MSLSDSEFSYGGGGSDYRPFRHISRDRLLYEMLRSAKSGDSKAWKVLIMDKVTVKVMSHSCKMADITDQEVSLVEDLFRRRQPLPSLDAVYYIQPSKENVVMFLSDMSGREPLYKKAYVFFSSPIPKELINHIKCDTSVLPRIGALREMNLEYFPIDSQGFITDQETALQELYGNANNIRRFNTCLNNMAIRMATVFASLKELPNVWYRSAKESDESEPTAGRELVPTKLADAVWDMVSKYKSTIPNFPQSETCDLIIVDRSIDQVAPVIHEWTYDAMIHDLLDMDGNKYIHEVASKTGGSPEKKEVLLEEHDAVWLELRHSHIADASERLHDKFTNFVQKNKAAQIHQSGRDGSELSTRDLQKMVQALPQYTEQVEKISLHVEIAGKINTIIRENDLRELGQLEQDLVFGDAAAKDVINFLRTKQKMSPEYKLRLLMIYATVYPEKFEGDKGVKLMQLAKLSPDDMKVVSNMQMLAGATKKKAAAATGDFSLKFSNQKTSQAARKDRTDEEEETWSLFRFYPVIEEVIENLNKGDLPKSDYACKNEPVPASKGNSARSSTRNQTTQAPTTAPNSIRSRRTANWAKSRASDDGYSSDSTLKNVAADFKKMGKRIFVFIIGGATRSELRVCHKLTTKLKREVILGTTSMDDPPMYLTKLKLLCDGQIAPDGLGI, encoded by the exons atgtcgCTATCGGATTCTGAATTCTCTTATGGCGGTGGTGGATCGGATTATAGGCCTTTTCGCCATATCAGTCGTGATA GATTATTATATGAAATGCTTAGGTCAGCAAAATCGGGGGATTCGAAAGCATGGAAG GTGCTCATAATGGACAAAGTTACGGTGAAAGTTATGTCACATTCATGTAAAATGGCAGATATTACAGACCAAGAAGTTTCTT TGGTGGAAGACCTTTTCCGTAGAAGGCAACCATTACCATCATTAGATGCTGTTTATTACATCCAGCCATCAAAAGAGAA TGTGGTCATGTTCTTGTCTGATATGTCTGGAAGGGAGCCTCTATACAAGAA AGCATATGTATTTTTCAGTTCACCAATCCCCAAGGAACTTATAAACCACATCAAGTGTGATACAAGTGTCTTACCTCGCATAGGTGCATTGAGAGAG ATGAATTTGGAATACTTTCCAATAGATAGCCAG GGGTTTATCACTGATCAAGAAACAGCTCTGCAAGAACTTTATGGCAATGCTAATAATATTCGTAGATTCAATACCTGCTTGAATAATATGGCAATTCGAATGGCTACAGTTTTTGCTTCGTTAAAG GAGTTACCGAATGTGTGGTATCGTTCGGCAAAGGAAAGTGATGAGTCGGAGCCAACAGCAGGTCGTGAACTAGTTCCTACCAAGCTTGCTGATGCGGTTTGGGACATGGTTTCCAAATATAAATCTACTATTCCCAACTTTCCACAAAGTGAAACATGCGACCTGATCATTGTTGATAGATCCATTGATCAG GTTGCTCCTGTAATTCATGAATGGACCTACGATGCTATGATCCACGATTTATTGGATATGGATGgaaacaaatatatacatgag GTTGCCAGCAAAACAGGGGGTTCACCTGAGAAAAAGGAGGTCCTTCTAGAAGAACATGATGCAGTCTGGCTTGAGCTTCGCCATTCACATATAGCAGAT GCCAGTGAAAGATTGCACGACAAGTTTACCAACTTTGTACAAAAGAACAAAGCAGCACAAATCCATCAAAGCGGAAG AGATGGTAGTGAATTATCTACACGAGACTTGCAAAAAATGGTTCAAGCTTTGCCCCAATACACTGAGCAAGTGGAAAAGATTTCACTCCATGTAGAG ATAGCCGGAAAGATCAACACAATCATCAGAGAAAACGACCTTCGAGAGCTTGGACAGTTGGAGCAAGATCTTGTTTTTGGGGATGCTGCAGCCAAGGACGTTATTAACTTTTTAAGAACAAAGCAG AAAATGTCTCCTGAATATAAGTTGCGGTTGTTGATGATCTATGCAACCGTCTACCCTGAAAAGTTTGAGGGTGATAAAGGTGTAAAGCTAATGCAG TTGGCAAAACTATCACCCGATGACATGAAAGTTGTCAGTAATATGCAAATGCTGGCGGGAGCAACCAAAAAGAAGGCAGCTGCTGCTACTGGTGATTTCTCACTAAAGTTCAGTAACCAGAAg ACATCGCAAGCAGCACGCAAAGATCGTACTGATGAAGAGGAAGAAACATGGTCACTATTTCGATTTTATCCCGTTATAGAG GAGGTCATTGAAAATCTGAATAAGGGTGATTTGCCAAAGAGTGACTATGCATGTAAAAATGAACCAGTTCCTGCTTCCAAAGGAAACTCTGCTCGAAGCAGCACACGCAATCAGACAACTCAAGCACCGACTACCGCTCCTAATTCAATAAGATCTAGGCGAACAGCCAACTGGGCTAAGTCTCGTGCTTCTGACGATGGATATTCAAG TGACTCCACGTTAAAGAACGTGGCTGCTGATTTCAAGAAGATGGGAAAGCGGATCTTTGTGTTTATTATTGGCGGGGCTACTCGATCTGAG CTACGTGTTTGTCATAAACTGACAACAAAACTAAAAAGAGAAGTAATCCTAGGCACTACTTCCATGGATGATCCTCCTATGTATCTTACG AAATTGAAGTTATTGTGTGACGGCCAAATTGCACCGGATGGCCTTGGAATATGA